In Microbacterium sp. 1.5R, the following are encoded in one genomic region:
- a CDS encoding ACP S-malonyltransferase — MIVVVCPGQGSQTPGFLSPWLELDGVTETLASYSEASEVDLRQHGTVSDADTIRDTRIAQPLIVAASLIAAAALTARAGRRADGVAGHSVGEIAALVGSGVIDAETGMRLVGIRGRAMADAAAQTPTGMSAVLGGDEEAILTRLSELGLSPANYNGGGQLVVAGELAGLDALATEPVKGTRVIPLQVAGAFHTSFMGSAVAALRDAVSTVTPADPDITLWTNRDGSVVSDGSQALTYLVDQVSSPVRWDLCMASFADQGITGLIELAPAGALTGLAKRGLRGVPTVAVKTPDDLDAAVALLNGEAA, encoded by the coding sequence GTGATTGTCGTCGTATGCCCTGGACAGGGCTCGCAGACCCCCGGTTTCCTCTCCCCCTGGCTCGAGCTGGACGGCGTGACGGAGACTCTCGCCTCGTACTCCGAGGCCTCCGAGGTCGACCTCCGGCAGCACGGAACGGTGTCGGATGCTGACACGATCCGCGACACGCGCATCGCCCAGCCGCTGATCGTCGCCGCGTCCCTCATCGCCGCCGCCGCACTCACCGCTCGCGCGGGACGCCGAGCAGACGGCGTCGCCGGACACTCCGTCGGCGAGATCGCCGCACTCGTCGGCAGCGGAGTGATCGATGCCGAGACCGGCATGCGCCTCGTCGGCATCCGCGGCCGCGCGATGGCCGATGCCGCCGCCCAGACTCCGACCGGCATGAGCGCCGTGCTCGGCGGAGACGAGGAGGCCATCCTCACCCGTCTGAGCGAGCTCGGCCTCTCCCCCGCCAACTACAACGGCGGCGGCCAGCTCGTCGTGGCCGGTGAGCTCGCCGGGCTCGACGCTCTCGCCACCGAGCCCGTCAAGGGCACCCGCGTCATCCCTCTGCAGGTGGCGGGCGCGTTCCACACCTCGTTCATGGGGTCGGCCGTCGCCGCGCTGCGTGACGCCGTGTCGACCGTGACTCCCGCAGATCCCGACATCACACTGTGGACCAACCGCGACGGCTCGGTCGTCAGTGACGGTTCGCAGGCGTTGACCTATCTCGTCGACCAGGTCTCCTCGCCAGTGCGCTGGGACCTGTGCATGGCCTCGTTCGCCGACCAGGGCATCACCGGCCTGATCGAGCTCGCCCCGGCGGGCGCGCTGACCGGTCTCGCCAAGCGCGGCCTGCGCGGCGTGCCGACCGTCGCCGTGAAGACCCCCGATGATCTCGATGCGGCCGTCGCGCTGCTGAACGGAGAAGCCGCATGA
- a CDS encoding beta-ketoacyl-ACP synthase III has translation MSPTLNQITGPAYTRIYSFGAARGENAVPNEDLIGPIDSSDEWIRQRTGIVTRVRADKGTDAIDLAAIAGAEAIEKSGIPADQVDLVIVATISNPKQSPSVSAIVADRVGANPAAAYDVNAACAGYAYAITQADALIRSGAARYALVIGTEKLSDVVDPTDRSISFLLGDGAGAALIGPSDTPGIAPAVWGSDGSKADAVGMNATLTEFRDGEVPWPTLRQEGQTVFRWAVWEMAKVAREALDRAGVEPTDIAAFIPHQANMRIIDEFAKQLKLPESTVIARDIETTGNTSAASIPLASHRLMAEHPELSGGLALQIGFGAGLVFAAQVVVLP, from the coding sequence ATGAGCCCCACCCTGAACCAGATCACCGGTCCCGCCTACACCCGCATCTACTCCTTCGGCGCTGCCCGGGGCGAGAACGCCGTGCCGAACGAGGACCTCATCGGACCGATCGACTCGAGCGACGAGTGGATCCGCCAGCGGACCGGCATCGTCACGCGTGTCCGCGCGGACAAGGGCACGGACGCGATCGATCTCGCCGCGATCGCCGGCGCTGAGGCTATCGAGAAGTCGGGCATCCCCGCTGACCAGGTCGACCTCGTGATCGTCGCCACCATCAGCAACCCCAAGCAGTCGCCGTCGGTGTCCGCGATCGTCGCCGACCGGGTCGGTGCGAACCCCGCCGCGGCCTACGACGTGAACGCCGCCTGTGCCGGCTATGCCTACGCGATCACCCAGGCGGACGCGCTGATCAGGTCCGGCGCCGCCCGCTACGCGCTCGTGATCGGAACCGAGAAGCTGTCCGACGTCGTCGATCCGACCGACCGCAGCATCTCGTTCCTGCTGGGCGACGGTGCCGGAGCCGCGCTCATCGGCCCGAGCGACACGCCGGGCATCGCGCCCGCAGTGTGGGGATCCGACGGGTCGAAGGCCGACGCTGTCGGCATGAATGCGACGCTCACCGAGTTCCGCGACGGCGAGGTGCCGTGGCCCACCCTTCGTCAGGAGGGCCAGACGGTCTTCCGCTGGGCGGTCTGGGAGATGGCGAAGGTCGCGCGCGAAGCGCTCGACCGGGCCGGCGTCGAGCCGACGGACATCGCCGCGTTCATCCCGCACCAGGCGAACATGCGCATCATCGACGAGTTCGCGAAGCAGCTCAAGCTTCCGGAGAGCACCGTGATCGCCCGCGACATCGAGACCACCGGCAACACGTCGGCGGCCTCCATCCCGCTCGCGAGTCACCGTCTGATGGCCGAGCATCCCGAGCTCTCGGGCGGCCTCGCACTGCAGATCGGCTTCGGCGCAGGTCTCGTGTTCGCCGCTCAGGTCGTCGTCCTTCCCTGA
- a CDS encoding acyl carrier protein, with translation MAFTNDEVLAGLAELITDETGINASEVALEKSFTDDLDIDSISMMTIVVNAEEKFGVTIPDDEVKNLKTVGDAVNFIVAGQE, from the coding sequence ATGGCTTTCACCAACGATGAGGTCCTCGCTGGCCTCGCAGAGCTGATCACCGACGAGACCGGCATCAACGCCTCCGAGGTCGCCCTCGAGAAGTCGTTCACCGACGACCTCGACATCGACTCGATCTCGATGATGACGATCGTCGTCAACGCCGAGGAGAAGTTCGGCGTCACCATCCCCGACGACGAGGTCAAGAACCTCAAGACCGTCGGCGACGCCGTCAACTTCATCGTCGCAGGCCAGGAGTAA
- a CDS encoding beta-ketoacyl-[acyl-carrier-protein] synthase family protein, which yields MTKRIVVTGIGATSAIGGTAPENWTNLLAGQSGTRTLEHDWVQQYELPVTFAAEAIVRPEEVLPRHEAKRLDPSSQFALIAAREAWADAGSPEVAPERLGVDFATGIGGLWTLLDAWDTLREKGPRRVMPLTVPMLMPNAAAGNLSLQFQARAYAQTVVSACASSTESIIHAFHHLQDGLADVVIAGGTESAIHPITMASFASAQALSRRNDDPATASRPGAIDRDGFVMGEGAAALILETEEHARARGAKIYGYVLGGGVTADAYHITGNDPEGTGAARAVTQALDEAGISADQVAHINAHATSTPVGDPNEYVALKKVFGDRIDEIPVSATKASTGHLLGGTGALEAIFSLLALRDRVAPPTINMTEPDPAVPFKLSGEPQPLGDGQLYAISNSFGFGGHNAVAVFASAD from the coding sequence ATGACCAAGCGCATCGTCGTCACCGGCATCGGCGCCACGTCCGCCATCGGCGGGACAGCTCCCGAGAACTGGACGAACCTGCTCGCAGGCCAGTCCGGCACCCGCACTCTCGAGCACGACTGGGTGCAGCAGTACGAACTCCCCGTGACCTTCGCCGCTGAGGCGATCGTCCGCCCCGAAGAGGTCCTTCCCCGCCACGAGGCGAAGCGTCTCGACCCGTCGTCGCAGTTCGCGCTCATCGCGGCGCGCGAGGCATGGGCGGATGCCGGCTCGCCCGAGGTCGCACCCGAGCGCCTCGGTGTCGACTTCGCCACCGGCATCGGCGGCCTCTGGACCCTCCTCGACGCCTGGGACACCCTGCGCGAGAAGGGACCGCGCCGGGTGATGCCCCTGACCGTTCCGATGCTGATGCCGAACGCCGCTGCCGGCAACCTGTCGCTGCAGTTCCAGGCTCGCGCCTACGCGCAGACCGTCGTGAGTGCCTGCGCATCGAGCACCGAGTCGATCATCCACGCCTTCCACCACCTGCAGGACGGTCTCGCCGACGTCGTGATCGCGGGTGGCACCGAATCCGCCATCCACCCGATCACGATGGCGTCCTTCGCCTCGGCTCAGGCCCTGTCGCGGCGCAATGACGACCCGGCGACCGCCTCGCGCCCCGGCGCGATCGACCGTGACGGCTTCGTGATGGGAGAGGGCGCTGCGGCGCTGATCCTCGAGACCGAGGAGCACGCCCGGGCGCGCGGCGCCAAGATCTACGGCTACGTGCTCGGCGGTGGCGTCACGGCAGACGCCTATCACATCACGGGCAATGACCCCGAGGGCACCGGTGCCGCCCGCGCCGTCACCCAGGCTCTCGACGAGGCCGGCATCAGCGCCGACCAGGTGGCCCACATCAACGCCCACGCGACGTCGACCCCGGTCGGCGACCCCAACGAGTACGTCGCACTCAAGAAGGTCTTCGGCGACCGGATCGATGAGATCCCCGTGTCGGCCACGAAGGCGTCGACGGGGCACCTGCTCGGCGGCACCGGAGCCCTCGAGGCGATCTTCTCGCTGCTCGCCCTGCGGGACCGCGTCGCTCCGCCGACCATCAACATGACCGAGCCCGACCCGGCTGTGCCGTTCAAGCTCTCAGGTGAACCGCAGCCCCTCGGCGACGGTCAGCTCTACGCGATCAGCAACTCGTTCGGCTTCGGCGGGCACAACGCCGTCGCCGTGTTCGCAAGCGCCGACTGA
- the yczE gene encoding membrane protein YczE, which translates to MQLRSVFLPIAATSRRDVVERIVQLLVGLFLYGVALGLMVRGGIGVAPWDVLALGIAGNAGIGYGVVTVLVSVLVLLLWIPLRQRVGLGTLLNALLVGPSADLALFLLPVPPSVWVGAPMFVAGLLLLAFATGLYIAADFGPGPRDGLMTGLVGRTGWPVWLVRTLIEGSVLLIGFLLGGPVGVGTVLFAFGVGPLIGWFLPWTTRVRAARSRQLARA; encoded by the coding sequence ATGCAGCTCCGCTCCGTCTTCCTCCCCATCGCAGCCACCAGTCGTCGTGACGTCGTCGAGCGCATCGTCCAGCTGCTCGTCGGGCTGTTCCTCTACGGTGTGGCACTCGGTCTGATGGTGCGCGGAGGCATCGGCGTCGCGCCCTGGGATGTCCTCGCTCTCGGCATCGCCGGCAACGCAGGCATCGGCTACGGGGTGGTGACGGTGCTCGTCTCCGTGCTGGTGCTGCTCCTGTGGATCCCCCTGCGGCAGCGCGTCGGTCTCGGCACGCTGCTCAATGCACTGCTCGTCGGACCGAGTGCAGATCTCGCACTCTTCCTCCTCCCCGTGCCCCCGTCGGTGTGGGTGGGTGCCCCGATGTTCGTGGCGGGGCTGCTGCTCCTCGCGTTCGCCACCGGGCTCTACATCGCCGCGGACTTCGGTCCCGGCCCACGCGACGGCCTCATGACGGGTCTCGTCGGGCGAACGGGCTGGCCGGTCTGGCTCGTCCGCACTCTGATCGAGGGCAGCGTGCTGCTGATCGGGTTCCTGCTCGGCGGACCTGTGGGCGTGGGAACCGTGCTCTTCGCGTTCGGAGTGGGGCCGCTGATCGGGTGGTTCCTGCCCTGGACGACGAGGGTGCGGGCGGCTCGCTCACGACAGCTCGCCCGCGCGTAG
- the yczR gene encoding MocR-like transcription factor YczR: protein MTSRLVQQLGAQNVAGGTAKALAEQIRALILDGRLTVGERLPSERALALELRRSRSTTTRVYGLLEVDGYVSRRHGGSTRVTLPHTAARVGPVADASAIDLSIASMDSTPGLYDATVRSLPRLAALRGASGYSLQGLPELRDAVAERFTQRGLPTDADEIMITSGALHAFNLVLATIGRRGERALVEQPTFPHALEALHRHGYRLVPTPVDVTGWDERHIADTLLRSRPHLAYLIPDFHNPTGATLPDTARSRIAATAQSVGTHLVVDETTAELDIDRGWTPRPLAAFGPRVITVGSMSKIAWGGMRIGWIRADRAMITRLLAVRPSFELGTALLEQCIAVELLREMPALTAHVASRLHAGRDAVAAGLESIESLSMPQTNGGLSAWLDLGAPVSTELSLAARDHGLILPPGPRFSTGGVLERRLRIPITLPPERTAEAMQRLRLAWDDVMSGGTTARTDMARSAVI, encoded by the coding sequence ATGACCTCACGACTCGTCCAGCAGCTCGGCGCACAGAACGTCGCCGGCGGTACAGCGAAGGCCCTGGCCGAACAGATCCGTGCGCTGATCCTCGACGGTCGACTGACGGTTGGCGAGCGTCTGCCGTCCGAGCGAGCGCTCGCCCTCGAGCTGCGACGGTCCCGCTCCACCACGACCCGCGTGTACGGGCTCCTCGAGGTCGACGGCTACGTCTCGCGTCGGCACGGAGGCAGCACCCGTGTCACACTTCCGCACACCGCAGCACGTGTCGGTCCTGTGGCTGACGCCTCGGCGATCGATCTGTCGATCGCCTCGATGGATTCGACGCCGGGGCTGTACGACGCGACGGTACGATCGCTCCCCCGCCTGGCCGCGCTGCGCGGCGCGAGCGGATACTCGCTGCAGGGCCTCCCCGAGCTGCGTGACGCAGTCGCCGAGCGCTTCACGCAGCGGGGGCTCCCGACGGATGCCGACGAGATCATGATCACGTCCGGCGCTCTCCACGCGTTCAACCTGGTGCTCGCGACGATCGGCCGACGCGGAGAGCGTGCACTCGTCGAGCAGCCGACCTTCCCGCACGCTCTCGAGGCGCTCCACCGCCATGGCTACCGACTGGTGCCGACTCCGGTGGATGTCACCGGGTGGGATGAGCGCCACATCGCCGACACGCTTCTTCGCAGTCGCCCCCACCTGGCGTATCTGATCCCCGACTTCCACAATCCCACCGGCGCGACGCTGCCCGACACGGCCCGGTCACGCATAGCGGCGACGGCGCAGAGCGTCGGGACGCATCTCGTCGTCGACGAGACGACCGCGGAGCTCGACATCGATCGAGGATGGACTCCACGTCCTCTCGCGGCGTTCGGCCCGCGCGTCATCACCGTCGGCTCGATGTCGAAGATCGCCTGGGGCGGCATGCGCATCGGCTGGATCCGTGCCGACCGCGCGATGATCACCCGCCTGCTCGCCGTCCGCCCCTCGTTCGAGCTCGGCACGGCGCTGCTCGAGCAGTGCATCGCCGTCGAGCTGCTGCGCGAGATGCCCGCTCTCACCGCGCACGTCGCGTCACGCCTGCACGCAGGACGGGATGCCGTGGCGGCGGGACTCGAATCGATCGAGAGCCTCTCGATGCCTCAGACGAACGGCGGACTGTCCGCCTGGCTCGATCTCGGCGCTCCCGTCTCGACGGAGTTGTCGCTGGCCGCACGTGATCACGGGCTGATCCTCCCGCCCGGACCTCGCTTCTCCACGGGTGGCGTGCTCGAGCGGCGCCTGCGCATCCCGATCACGCTGCCCCCGGAGCGCACCGCCGAGGCGATGCAGCGACTGCGGCTCGCGTGGGACGACGTGATGTCCGGCGGAACCACCGCCCGCACCGACATGGCCCGGTCAGCCGTCATCTGA
- a CDS encoding DUF3145 domain-containing protein, with protein sequence MATAYARGVVFIHSAPRALCPHLEWAVGRAIGRAVNFDWSDQPVLDGARRAEFYWDGPVGTGAALATAIRGWEHLRFEVTEDPTPRSDGGRWLHTPDLGIHYAQTDAAGNIVIGEDRIRYALEIAAGSATELQRELDIALGSAWDEELEPFRHASDDARVVWLHKVG encoded by the coding sequence ATGGCGACGGCTTACGCACGCGGAGTGGTGTTCATCCACTCTGCACCTCGCGCGCTCTGCCCGCACCTGGAATGGGCGGTAGGACGCGCCATCGGTCGTGCGGTGAACTTCGACTGGAGCGACCAGCCCGTGCTCGACGGCGCACGCCGCGCCGAGTTCTACTGGGATGGTCCGGTCGGCACGGGCGCTGCTCTCGCGACCGCGATCCGCGGCTGGGAGCATCTCCGCTTCGAGGTGACCGAGGATCCGACTCCTCGCAGTGACGGAGGGCGCTGGCTGCACACTCCCGACCTCGGGATCCACTACGCCCAGACGGACGCGGCCGGAAACATCGTCATCGGCGAGGACCGCATCCGCTACGCGTTGGAGATCGCGGCCGGGAGCGCGACCGAGCTGCAGCGTGAACTCGACATCGCACTCGGCTCGGCCTGGGACGAGGAGCTGGAGCCGTTCCGCCACGCGAGCGATGACGCGCGTGTCGTGTGGCTGCACAAGGTCGGCTAG